The sequence AGTACAAAAGACACATTATAGGTCgtcaaagaattttttttttttttttttttttgtttgggtcaAAGAAAGGTCATGAAAGATTACCATGCCTAATTGCAGAGATGATAACAAAGGTCATGAAAGATTACCATGTCTAATTGCAGAGATGATAACAATATGATACGGTGGGtttggaaatggagaaattgTGTGGTAGATGTGGGGTTGGTTGAGGCATAAAAGAAAGTTAATTGCAAAAGGGAGATTAGAAAGGTGAGAAGCTTTTTCTCTGCAAAAAGTCAAATAGGGCCTCTTTCACAAATCATAATGATATCTTCACCGCCGATGCAGAGGGGGTAGATTTGCACCCAAGATTCATCATCATTGCCCtctaaatattttctttttggtgtcCCAAAAGAAACCCTAGAAAAAATTGTCCAAAAGAAACCTAGAAATTGATAGATACATGAATTATAATGACCTTCTCAGtaagctttttctttttgaaagcTTTTGCAGTGaatgatataattattttcactTGTATGCACACTTATATTTCAGATCTTTGTTCTATTATTGTGTACTCATCTATGTTAACTTTTATTCAGTCCCCCCCCTCCCTCCTTCTCCCACCCAACCCAATGTAGCCATCCACGGCAATAGAGGTTGGACAAACTTTTCATGCAACTTTATCATAAACacaacttctttttttatatattttattttaatctaatttacACTGTAAAGAGGGAGATTCAAATTCGGGTGCACATCTACTCTAGCCAACTTGAGTAAACCCATGTATGAAAAATCAcaacttttttataattaagcaTGCAAATAAACCAGCTATATTTTACATTTACTTGTCCTCTATTGTTGACCTTCACACAAAAACAACAGTGAAATCCCACTAACAAGTACTTCTTGTGAGACATGTACATATATCCCATACTTTTGAGGTCAAATGGCAACATGGTTTTCGCCACTCCACATATTActccaaaatccaaaccaCCAGCTTCAGTTGAAAATGTTAAAGTCTTTGTCTTAGTATTATAATATCAcacttttttctcctttattGTTTTATATTCTGAATTTTTCATCCTTAAATTTGAAAGGGTGTTTTAGACACACACAaaaggagggagggagagagagagagagagagaggaaacgCAACAAGGGAAAGTGGTAGTCATGTTTAAATTTATAGGTATTTGGTTACTTTCAAATCTTGGTATATAATTCCCTTTTTCAATCTATATATCCTTGAAGTTTGAGAGAGAGCCTCTTGGTGTGCCTTTAATCGAGACTCTGCTAATACTCGTTCCTAGATAGATTTCCTTGGATTATTCTCTCATCGATTTTCTACACCCTtcaagaagagagagagagagagagagagagagagagagagagtgagtgagagagatggCATCTACGACGTCCCAGGCCATGCTCAACCAGCAGCAGGGCTTGTTTGAGAATGAAGAGGGTTCTAACGCACAGATGGGTTTCTTTTCAATCCCACCAAACTTGAACTTTTCTTCATTGGGATCTCTCAAAGCCTTCGGTTCTTCTACCATACCTTCAAGCACCAATCTCTCTGAAACCCTACTCCCATCACTCACTCCTCTAAAGCATAGAGAAGATCATAGCATCACTACTAGTTCTGATTTTGGAGGATCCCAACTCCTTTCCTTGCAAAGATCCACTGCAAATCTCTggtaaaataatataattaatatcaCACTTAATTTCCACATCTAGTGATTATATATGTAGTCTTGGATCTTGATCtcctttttgaattgaattctCTTGCATGCAATACAATTACTCATGTAAAACTAAGAATATTAAAAGCATAAACATGTTTTGGTACATATGGTCTAGGGCATGGGGAGAGGTGAGCGATGATCATGAGTGCCTAAGCAGCAAGAGATCAAACGGTGGAGATGATCGCCATCATCACCATATGGGAGTTTCagcaatgaagatgaagaagatgaaggcAATTAGGAGGAAGGTGAGGGAGCCTAGGTTTTGCTTCAAAACCATGAGTGAGGTTGATGTGCTTGATGATGGATACAAGTGGAGGAAGTACGGACAGAAAGTGGTAAAGAACACACAGCATCCCAGGTATACTAATTAGACAATTCACATTTTCTACACTGgtctctccttttcttttctctttttcttataTTCTTTTGCTTTAATCACATCTTCAGCAAAAGTTTATTGCATGTCAAATTGGATTTTAGCTTCTAGTTGTACCCCATACACATGATGtgttcctctctctctctctctctctctctctctctctctctctcattattGTCATTGTTATCATTATTATCATTAGGCTTTTACAGGCTTGGCGCTGGAGATTTGACGGGTAGATGGGTCTGAATAATTTACAATATTGATAAGTACAGTGATAATATTTccgaccaaaaagaaaaaagaagatggttaACTATTAATGCACTTGTAATATTTTAGAGCCTTTTGCAAATGCCATTTCCAAAAAGAACTAATTATTAGTACTTTTGGagataaaattcataatataaAGATCACGAAACACCAACATACTGTGCAAAGATTGATCAATTATAATGCTttataaaaggaaacaaaaaatttcttaatcCCATAGATGCCAAAGCGAAATTATTAAGGGGCGGATGATATTGCCGGAAATGAGTACCCTAAAATCACTTTTTCTTGGAATATTGATTTAATGTACGTTCCTAAGATTGGATtccatgaaaaagaagaagaaagctgCCAGTACTAGGACAAGAATCATCACCAGAATAGGAGAAGTACTGTACATGTGGTGGAGCTTCAATCCATTTCATTGGCCATGTTTAATCATAAGAATTAGGGTAATTTGATTATAATTATTGGTTGCAAAACTAGGTTATACCAAACTTAGGAAAGCACAGGCACATTATTACTTGCATGGTTTTGGAAGGAGTGCATCATGCATGGTTTGGGTATTTATTGCTACTATTTCTACAAGTTACCTTCATGTTTATATGTCAGATTCAGGAATTTTCAAATGCACACCAATAACTTATTACAGCACAAATCACTAGTTTGGGTGCCACCTGATCACAATGTGTTTTCATCATCCAAATGTTCATTTTTAGGTCTTTCCTTCCTCCAAGGAAGGTCATCATCCCCtacaaaaatttatcaaataagTTGTATTGAATTCACTTTGATTAGAAAACAGTTCGGATCATGAAACTGCGTTGTGGATGTTGGCCTACCATGGTGGTTTGTGACTTTTTAAGTTACATACGGTGtgcattttgaaaaatttctGATGTCGTACATCTAAGGGTCATTGTCAACCAAGTACTATTGATTAATTACGTggaatattatttaaatttagaTTAATCTGCTGACTTAATTAACATGTTTGGAGCTTGCcatatgtatatatctatCCGGGTGTGAGTCACCATATAGGAGTTGAAATTAAGTCCAGCAAAATTCCACAGAAATGATTTTAACTTTGAATGTGAGCGTATATATATCCTGCATAATCATATGCCTCATTTGTTGAATTTACTGGTGTCATGTGTTTTCCAAGAGTTAATAATTATGGTGTTCAAAGCTTATACAAAATAGTCAAAAGTTGGACTTATAATTAGAGTAGAATATCTTGCATGAAATGGAAATCCTTCCCCACTCCAACCTGAACTTGACTAAGATTtaatttaactttttctgAGTTTATAAACCTTTTTTAGAGCTGGGTTTGTTAACTTATGTGGAGCCTGTGTACTACTGATCAAGACATGTGAATGAATTGTCTCCTCTGATACAAATATCTGATATACAGTTGAGTTATATAAGCTTTGAGCATTCAACCTAGAATATTGAAATAGGATATAATGAGTGAAGAGACCAAAGTTTTATACACTAATTAGCGCttatggaagaaagaaaatacttCCCTCCTTACCAGGTAAGTAAGAGCTCCTATATTCCTGATAATAGCAGTGTGACATATGTGcagaagtttttctttttgtgtttttgatgaattattttgcATATGTGTCAAACTGTAATTCGTAAGAAGGAGGAGTATCTCATTATTGGTAAAGAGAGTA comes from Prunus dulcis chromosome 6, ALMONDv2, whole genome shotgun sequence and encodes:
- the LOC117631961 gene encoding probable WRKY transcription factor 13 yields the protein MASTTSQAMLNQQQGLFENEEGSNAQMGFFSIPPNLNFSSLGSLKAFGSSTIPSSTNLSETLLPSLTPLKHREDHSITTSSDFGGSQLLSLQRSTANLWAWGEVSDDHECLSSKRSNGGDDRHHHHMGVSAMKMKKMKAIRRKVREPRFCFKTMSEVDVLDDGYKWRKYGQKVVKNTQHPRSYYRCTMDNCRVKKRVERLAEDPRMVITTYEGRHVHSPSHDLDQDSQQASSHLNNFFW